GACTGTCTATAAAAGATAAGTTCCAAAAGGACAATGGGCTAATTATTTTGCACCACAATGAACAATTATACGGACATTTTCCATAAACACATTCACAAATTTAGCTCATTTTTAACTAGACAAGTCTtctatgatgagttacagatcaagttgacCTTTCATTCAGTTCAACTGATTATTACCGAAATAACGGGCTTTGGTGTTAtacggatattttttttataagcacATTCACATATTGAGCTgatttcttttacttttaaaaatgtttacttaTAAAAATGACTTCATACTTATTTTTCGAGCGGGGCCATTCGGTTCGTTCTGACAAATCTAGTTTGATTGATAAAAGGCTTAAATGATTACCAGACTCGCAAAACCTCCTCATACAACACTAAACAATGCTCAAAATTTGTAGCAAAGTACCGACACGTGCGTAGTTTTGGGCTTAACACTGTTTTGTGAACCATCGACAACTGACAGTCATgcgatgtttttatattttgtaaaacataaaTACCAGATATATATGAAGACCGTACAGTTGCCTCTAATTGACTACatcaaattcattttaatttaagTTGAATAGTTGGCTCATACCAcctctccttatttttatacagcAAACACTATTAAGTCAATTTCAGTTTTCTTATATATCAATTTGTATTGCACAAGGCTAAGAAACAGggggaacattttttttctttctgatggATCATTTCTGACAATAACTCAAGTTTAAGCTCAAACAATATTTTGTTGCACCGACGTGGACACTCAATAGAATAGAACACTGAGATAGAGGCGAAtgatacaaaagggacattcatactcataagtcggaaataaactgacaacgcaatggctaaaagaaaaaagacaaagaaacaaaactatgaaaaacacagcatagaaaactacactgagcaacacgaaccctaccttAAACTagaatgatctcaggtgctccgaaaggttACGTATACCCTTCTCCCCACGTTGCATCCGTCGTAATGCTCATGGAAAgaaaacccggtaataagtctaatcCGGATGCCTATGTCCCATTCTGGGGGAACGGTACTGGATTAAGCCcattttaattataataaaattgaactCCAACAGCTTCTAATTTGgcaattttgaatatattttcttATCCATAAAAcctttaatatgtgttttcaaatatatcaaatattgaaACTCATAATTGTATATAAGGAAAATGAACTACACATTACTCTATTGATTTTTGCAATTAattcaattgttttttattacCCAAGCTCACCTGTAAAAAACACAAGTAAAtgtcaatatagaaaaaaatatcaggACTTCATAAACATATATCATAATAATCCAACAAATCATAAAGCAAAGATTTTTTAAGATGACATATTTCAGACATGAATTTCGAACAGATTCTAATCCACATAATggattttttatatcaataaatttcAATTTGAATACTAGTACATCCAAGCTGACTTCTAGCCCTTTCAACCACATGTCTTTGAGGGTAGACGGTATCATTAGTCTTAACTTGAATAATTAGTCACTTTTACACTTTCATCGAACGGAATTCTTAAAATTTTCTCCCCAATTACAAAGAATGGTTCTGTGAACTTCTTTCATAAACAACCCAATTACTGTGAAAATATGAATGTTCTTTATCTTAAGTTTTTGAAATCCTGCAAAAATATCTTAAGCAAAACAActtaattttgtttgaattaatgaATATAAAAGTCGCGTGTAcctttacaaataaaaacaacaaaaatgcctttgattttcattttttttaagaattctTTTCCAATGACTATTTATTTTTGACTTTTATTATTGAAATCTCTATTGACGCGACTTAAATGAAAATGTCTCTGTGTATATATTTATCAAGGTTATGCTTAAAATATACCAGATTTCTACAAATTTGTAGCACACATTGTTTTTTACGGTAAGCTGTGCTGCGTTATTTGTGTTGTTTAGTATCTTATTAAGTTATTTGTTTCTACGATTACTACATAAAAGatggattttttaaaacttcaaatcACTGGCGTTCTTTTCTCGAACGTTCGTACAATTCATTGAACAGTtgcgttaattttttttctctaacgTCTTCCAGTAGTATGTGCCGTCTTTTTTGTTCTGTTTTCCGTAAACAAATATCCCGGGTCAGatgattattttatcatttattctaTTCTAAATATGATTCATTATGAGATTTGATTAGGATATAGTTGTGGATCAAAGGATTGTGTAATATCTGATTATCATAAATGTGTGTTATACTTTTAAAATCATGTGTCATGAATTGacatttgtattaaaataatttgaatgGATCACACAGAACCAGATACAACGAATTGTTAAGCAGTTCGTAaaatatacagattttaaaaGACAATGTGTAGTAGTTTCTATGAGTCTTTTAATTTTTCACTGATAAGTAGGGTATTGAAAATCTGGTTCAAGTTTGTCTGCCAATGATTCAGATTGACTTTTTATTTCATGTGGTTAAGCAACCAACTACAAAAGAAAGATATTCAGTTTAACTTATAAAGCCATACGTTTTCTAAAGATTTCATGTAACAATATTGATTTTTTGCGATACATTACAATTTCTGTACAATTTAAGTTTACACCAACGAGCGAAATGACTTgaatcatttgaaaaaatgtgCATACCGCTTTTCACCAAGCTTACTTCGAGCCCTTTCCACCACCTCCTCTGGAGCATAGACAGTATAATCAGTCGAAAAATCTGTAACTTTTACACTTCCATCAAAAGGAATTCTTAATGTATCCTCCCGAATTTTTCTATCTCTATGTAAACCACGAAATGCATAATGAGCTATTTTACACTGTAGAGATCTGTCGTGTGATTCAATTTCAAGTACGACAGCAGAATGCACACATCTGTAATATGTGTATGTTATTATATCACCAATCTCTACATCACTTTTTGATCTGATcggttgtttttttacatttaatatatttttatttctctcGAAACACGGTGCACAGAGCATTCCTTTGTCAAATTCGATTTTATTTCGAAGAGCTTCGTCGCCAATACCTTGAAATCCTTGACTTACAAAAAGTCCCTTTACCATTCGTATCTTTCGGATTTGTAAGCTAAGACCCTGTCCTGTAACGCACCATGTTGTAAAATGCTCACAGTTATTATTAAGcaagttgtatttgaattcagGGTTGGATTTTGTTGTGACTGCTCTAGTGACAATCTCTTTGGGCGAAAAATGATCAATTGTATCCGAATATTTATACACCATAACTTTTATCTTCTTTAAATTTATTCGTTTCGTTTCTGTTAACAGTTTTGCTTTGTTACCAAACGGTCGCATACAATTGTAAATTGCACCAGCTGTCGTGTTTGATGCATGTACCAATTCTAAGTCTACTTTATGATCTTTTCCATTTGAAGGTTTTACATCGATTACAATTGCATGGTGATCATATATTCGTCCATGGAACTTTATGTGATCCCCTCTTTTAATTTCTTCACTTGTGAAAACCTGAATCGGTTTGACACATTCAAGGCATGCCACAGGTTTTGAATTTTGTGTTCTTCTACCATAAATATCATCGCAGGTATCTCTAGTATCTTCTATCTTGTTAGAATCGTCAATTTCAGGATATTTTGTAATTTCATCATGTTCGGGATATTTTGTAATTTCATCATCTTCGGGttttttcataaaactatatGTTTTTTCTGGTACGTTACGTGTTTGCATTGTTAAGACCCTGACTGTTTCTTCAGATGGAGATCGTTGCTGTTTACTGTGTCTGAGAGCGTAATCATTCCTAGTCCATATTCTTTTTACTTTGTACTTTTTACTCTTTCTGGAAAAGAAAAATGCAATAACTTCGTTAACTCATCATGTGATACAAAATTCGCAAGGGATTCTGCGGAACACGGCGTCTCACCTTCAATTGCTGCtgtcattataaaattgtaatactgaCTTAAAACGTGAGTTCATTTATCAGTCTTGAAAATTAGCGTCTGTCCAAGTCTCATAACAATACATGaatgtttacatgtttacaaacttatttcaaaaatatgtaaTCCCAGACTGTCTGTGGATGTTAACTGTAActagagtgcacacactgaaatgtctcgccttctttactaatcattgatattatgttgatagtcctaagtataaagctttattacaactgtcacataaacttaacattaaatgatagctaaacaaagaccaataaaccatgaaaatgaggtcaaggtcagatgaaccatgccaggcagacatgtacagctaacaaagcttccatacaacaaatatagttgacctattacttatagtttaagaaaaatagaccaaaacacaaaaacttaacactgtgcaatgaaccgtgcaattgaggtcatggtcaaataaagcctgagggactgacatatagatcataatatatttccatacaccaaatatagttgacctttggcatataatataagataaaaagaccaaaacttaaaaacttaactttgaccactgaaccatgaaaatgaggtcaaggtcagatgacatctgtcagttggacatgtacaccttccaaaccttccatacactaaatatactagccctattgcttatagtatctgagatatggacttgaccaccaaaacttaaccttgt
This region of Mytilus edulis unplaced genomic scaffold, xbMytEdul2.2 SCAFFOLD_1378, whole genome shotgun sequence genomic DNA includes:
- the LOC139507503 gene encoding uncharacterized protein, with amino-acid sequence MGKSKKYKVKRIWTRNDYALRHSKQQRSPSEETVRVLTMQTRNVPEKTYSFMKKPEDDEITKYPEHDEITKYPEIDDSNKIEDTRDTCDDIYGRRTQNSKPVACLECVKPIQVFTSEEIKRGDHIKFHGRIYDHHAIVIDVKPSNGKDHKVDLELVHASNTTAGAIYNCMRPFGNKAKLLTETKRINLKKIKVMVYKYSDTIDHFSPKEIVTRAVTTKSNPEFKYNLLNNNCEHFTTWCVTGQGLSLQIRKIRMVKGLFVSQGFQGIGDEALRNKIEFDKGMLCAPCFERNKNILNVKKQPIRSKSDVEIGDIITYTYYRCVHSAVVLEIESHDRSLQCKIAHYAFRGLHRDRKIREDTLRIPFDGSVKVTDFSTDYTVYAPEEVVERARSKLGEKRYAHFFK